In the genome of Cryptomeria japonica chromosome 8, Sugi_1.0, whole genome shotgun sequence, one region contains:
- the LOC131041628 gene encoding uncharacterized protein LOC131041628 isoform X1, whose amino-acid sequence MCQSSKFCSLCFCDCQMFCSFSPFNFFLLRCLFYLVVWWCTACTLVFLSIFIFRCLFCLVVFSVFSIFLFVLVLIFVAERRKRQNRGRGRGRATKGNFFFQVQMEACEASGEGRFPDIGCWMWSNEGIRNRWIIENWMPIFIISKFRGTKS is encoded by the exons ATGTGTCAGAGTTCTAAGTTTTGTTCTCTTTGTTTTTGTGATTGTCAaatgttttgttctttctctccattcaatttttttttgctcAGGTGTTTGTTTTATTTGGTGGTTTGGTGGTGTACAGCGTGCACGCTGGTTTTTCTGTCCATCTTTATTTTCAGGTGTTTGTTTTGTTTGGTGGTGTTCagtgttttttcaatttttttgtttgttttagtgTTAATTTTTGTGGCAGAGCGGAGGAAGAGACAGaacagaggaagaggcagaggcaGAGCAACCAAGGGCAATTTCTTCTTCCAG GTACAAATGGAAGCTTGTGAAGCAAGTGGTGAAGGACGTTTTCCAGACATTGGATGTTGGATGTGGTCAAATGAAG GAATAAGGAACCGGTGGATTATAGAAAACTGGATGCCCATTTTCATCATTTCAAAG TTTAGGGGCACAAAGAGTTAA
- the LOC131041628 gene encoding uncharacterized protein LOC131041628 isoform X2, with translation MWPSVMHLRRGEPISRFAATPLQLIVQMEACEASGEGRFPDIGCWMWSNEGIRNRWIIENWMPIFIISKFRGTKS, from the exons ATGTGGCCCTCTGTAATGCATCTCCGCAGGGGTGAGCCGATTTCCAGATTTGCTGCAACACCTTTGCAGCTAATT GTACAAATGGAAGCTTGTGAAGCAAGTGGTGAAGGACGTTTTCCAGACATTGGATGTTGGATGTGGTCAAATGAAG GAATAAGGAACCGGTGGATTATAGAAAACTGGATGCCCATTTTCATCATTTCAAAG TTTAGGGGCACAAAGAGTTAA